One part of the Rutidosis leptorrhynchoides isolate AG116_Rl617_1_P2 chromosome 1, CSIRO_AGI_Rlap_v1, whole genome shotgun sequence genome encodes these proteins:
- the LOC139886199 gene encoding uncharacterized protein produces the protein MDFDTLPDLIDKSQIQFRRLAGLSSFNPNDTTLPPLPTVSSSISALDPSPSNLRCKFCKGKLLRDLQSLICIYCGEFQKNDVHPDPIAFNSTIGYSWLLQSLNFNGSERVGSLAEGVGINGSPSPAEDEATLSELLDLKITLRDQPKYSENLKSYEHNRSLNLDATDVDDFFVESKRDIHIGSDVREELQVANNSDQNKAFEAQENYNVLPSETSVTSPIDDASSDWNAEFQFADTKMEDEIPKSADHFVGSEADLSLQMDAVFGQEKSFNSKKVNDASDLFQDDLIANVSPDSVVKADARLLGHVNVNDPNLKDAYEDDDWSGVGNWQKSAANNSDVSQQAIQLDLFENVKDRSLHDNQNDSSTDWFDDTNWKKSGAENTDPMQADQLNLFDKVNDGSSQDNHMDSTTDWFGNSDWQKHGAENTVVDHLDLFDKINDGSLQDSQKDSSIDWFESSSFNKSTINNTVIVKNDNLFDSKPLFDPISSPSLVNDLMETEKSDLDNSDKQHSDATDWFQNSQWPVVASKDDDDDGFDEWNDFTSSTGNQDTQKQSSNVENAAGETKLESNLFPSTSDPQEVDFGNFLQSDPFSGSSSNKDSKDTHEVYDIYSQVSTTNRNANVDESKNDEITLNATTSRNNDVQMLLSQMHDLSFMLKSELSIPSKSDDRDPNSHS, from the exons ATGGACTTTGATACACTACCGGATCTAATCGATAAATCTCAGATTCAATTCCGACGACTCGCCGGACTTTCATCATTCAACCCTAACGACACCACTCTACCTCCTCTTCCCACCGTTTCATCATCTATCTCTGCCCTAGACCCCTCGCCATCTAACCTGAGATGCAAATTCTGTAAAGGAAAGCTTTTGAGAGACTTACAGTCACTGATTTGTATTTATTGTGGCGAATTTCAGAAAAATGATGTTCATCCTGATCCTATTGCCTTCAATTCCACCATTGGATACAGCTGGTTACTTCAATCATTGAACTTTAATGGATCG GAAAGAGTTGGGTCTTTGGCTGAAGGAGTCGGGATAAATGGATCGCCGAGCCCTGCAGAAGACGAGGCAACTTTGTCTGAGCTTCTAGATTTGAAGATTACCTTGCGGGACCAGCCTAAGTATTCCGAGAATCTCAAGTCCTATGAACATAACAGATCTTTGAATCTTGATGCAACCGATGTGGACGATTTTTTTGTAGAGTCAAAGCGAGATATTCATATAGGGTCAGATGTACGTGAAGAACTACAGGTTGCCAATAACAGTGATCAGAATAAGGCCTTTGAGGCTCAGGAGAATTATAACGTTTTGCCATCTGAGACATCTGTTACTTCCCCAATTGATGATGCTTCATCTGATTGGAATGCAGAATTTCAATTTGCAGATACCAAAATGGAAGATGAGATTCCCAAATCAGCTGATCATTTTGTAGGTTCTGAAGCTGATTTGTCATTACAAATGGATGCAGTTTTTGGGCAGGAAAAAAGCTTTAATAGCAAGAAAGTGAATGATGcttcagatttgtttcaagatgaCCTTATTGCTAATGTAAGTCCTGATTCAGTTGTTAAAGCAGATGCTAGGTTATTGGGTCATGTAAATGTAAATGATCCTAACCTAAAAGATGCATATGAAGATGATGACTGGTCTGGTGTTGGTAATTGGCAGAAAAGTGCTGCTAACAACAGTGATGTTTCTCAGCAGGCTATTCAGTTAGACTTGTTTGAAAATGTAAAAGATAGATCTTTGCACGATAATCAAAATGATTCATCAACAGATTGGTTTGATGATACAAACTGGAAGAAAAGTGGTGCCGAAAACACTGATCCGATGCAGGCTGATCAGTTAAACTTATTTGACAAAGTAAATGATGGATCTTCACAGGATAATCATATGGATTCAACTACAGATTGGTTTGGTAATAGTGACTGGCAAAAACATGGTGCTGAAAACACTGTTGTTGATCATTTAGACTTGTTTGACAAAATAAATGATGGATCTTTACAGGACAGTCAAAAAGATTCATCGATAGATTGGTTTGAAAGTAGTAGCTTTAATAAAAGTACCATTAACAATACAGTAATCGTTAAGAATGATAATTTATTTGATAGTAAACCACTGTTTGACCCAATTTCTTCACCATCATTAGTTAATGACTTAATGGAGACTGAAAAGTCAGATCTTGATAATTCAGACAAACAACATTCAGATGCTACTGATTGGTTTCAAAATAGTCAATGGCCAGTTGTGGCcagcaaagatgatgatgatgatgggtttgaTGAATGGAACGATTTCACAAGCTCAACTGGTAATCAAGATACTCAGAAACAAAGTAGTAATGTGGAAAATGCTGCTGGCGAAACGAAACTGGAATCAAATTTGTTCCCGTCAACATCTGATCCACAGGAAGTTGATTTTGGCAACTTCTTACAGTCGGATCCGTTTTCTGGCTCATCTAGTAACAAAGATTCAAAAGATACTCATGAAGTGTATGATATCTATTCACAAGTATCCACAACAAACAG GAATGCTAATGTTGATGAATCTAAGAATGATGAAATTACTCTCAATGCAACTACAAGTCGGAATAACGATGTACAAATGCTATTGTCACAAATGCATGACCTGTCTTTCATGCTCAAGAGCGAGCTTTCGATTCCTTCAAAGTCCGATGATCGTGATCCGAATTCTCACAGTTAA